In Brachybacterium fresconis, the genomic stretch AATCAAGAGCCGCCTTGCCTGCTCGAGCTGGCCGGTGGCGAGGAGGAGGGATCATGCCGGACGCCACTGAGTCGGCTGTGACTGAGCCGCCGAGCCTTGGGGACGCCGTCGAAGAGCGCAGTATCCTACTCGGCCTGTGCTATCGACTCCTCGGGTCGCTCAGCGATGCTGAAGACGCTGTTCAAGACACGTACATTCGCTGGTATCGGCTTGAGGATTCTGCTCGCGAGGACGTGCGATCGCCACGCGCTTGGCTAATTACGACCGCGAGCCGAATCTGTTTCGATCTTCTCGGCAGTGCGCGCGTTCGTCGAGAGCTTTACGTCGGCGAGTGGCTCCCTGAACCTATCCCCGATCCAAGTGCCTGGACAAGCAGCTCATCTCAAGCTTCGATCGACCCAGCAGATCGAGTAAGTATGGACGAGTCCGTCTCGATGGCCCTCTTAGTCGTGCTGGAGTCGATGACGCCAGCTGAACGCGTGGCTTTCGTTCTGCATGACGTCTTTCGATTCACTTTTGCAGAGGTCGCTGAGATTGTCGGAAGATCACCGGTAGCTTGCCGTCAGTTGGCGTCTTCCGCACGAAAGCGGATTCGAGATTCGCGCCAGATTGCCGTGCCGAGTGAAGAGCATGCTGCCGTCGTCCGTTCATTCAAGAACGCTTGGAGCGAAGGCGACATTGGGGGGCTTATTAAGTTGCTGGACCCCAATGTCACGG encodes the following:
- the sigJ gene encoding RNA polymerase sigma factor SigJ → MPDATESAVTEPPSLGDAVEERSILLGLCYRLLGSLSDAEDAVQDTYIRWYRLEDSAREDVRSPRAWLITTASRICFDLLGSARVRRELYVGEWLPEPIPDPSAWTSSSSQASIDPADRVSMDESVSMALLVVLESMTPAERVAFVLHDVFRFTFAEVAEIVGRSPVACRQLASSARKRIRDSRQIAVPSEEHAAVVRSFKNAWSEGDIGGLIKLLDPNVTAVTDGGGLVSAALEPLYGPEEVARFFIGAFGRQPGLHIEEQVVNGEAGLVATSEGKIVAVISVNVSSGMVDHIWAVRNPEKLAAWE